From Acidovorax sp. FHTAMBA, one genomic window encodes:
- the cobS gene encoding adenosylcobinamide-GDP ribazoletransferase, which yields MQALRHYLLAVQFFTRIPVTGRLAAWVGYSPAMLRASAAHFPGIGWLAALLSSAVYAALHWALAPNPLAPAVAAVFCTIATVLMTGGFHEDGLADVADGLGGSYDRERALDIMKDSRIGAFGAMALVLALLAKLSLLALLGAHSLLAAVAALVGAHVLSRFWPLLIVRSLPHVGDTARSKSKPLADQISGPALVAAVLWCFVPLTLVWQAQEAIFLIASVLASVFAAAWMARWFARRLQGFTGDCLGATQQVSEIGFYLGAALALRWV from the coding sequence ATGCAAGCCCTGCGCCACTACCTGCTGGCCGTGCAGTTCTTCACGCGCATACCGGTCACCGGGCGGCTGGCGGCTTGGGTGGGCTACAGCCCCGCCATGCTGCGCGCCAGCGCGGCGCACTTTCCGGGCATCGGCTGGCTGGCGGCGCTGCTGTCTTCGGCGGTGTATGCCGCGCTGCACTGGGCGCTGGCGCCCAACCCGCTGGCCCCGGCCGTGGCCGCCGTGTTCTGCACCATTGCCACGGTGCTGATGACCGGCGGTTTCCATGAAGACGGCTTGGCCGATGTGGCCGACGGCCTGGGCGGCAGCTACGACCGCGAACGCGCGCTGGACATCATGAAGGACTCGCGCATCGGCGCGTTTGGCGCCATGGCGCTGGTGCTGGCGCTGCTGGCCAAGCTCAGCCTGCTGGCGCTGCTGGGTGCCCACAGCCTGCTGGCCGCCGTGGCCGCGCTGGTGGGGGCGCATGTGCTGTCGCGCTTTTGGCCGCTGCTCATCGTGCGCAGCCTGCCGCATGTGGGCGACACGGCGCGGTCCAAAAGCAAGCCGCTGGCCGACCAGATTTCAGGCCCCGCACTGGTGGCAGCCGTTTTATGGTGTTTTGTGCCGCTGACTCTTGTCTGGCAAGCGCAAGAAGCTATATTTTTGATAGCATCCGTGCTGGCAAGTGTCTTTGCGGCCGCCTGGATGGCCCGGTGGTTCGCGCGCAGGCTGCAGGGCTTCACGGGCGACTGCCTGGGCGCCACGCAGCAGGTCAGCGAAATCGGCTTTTACCTGGGCGCGGCGCTGGCCCTGCGCTGGGTGTGA
- the ilvA gene encoding threonine ammonia-lyase, biosynthetic, whose amino-acid sequence MPLHLTPADYLKKILTARVYDVAMESALEPARNLSRRLHNKVLLKREDQQPVFSFKLRGAYNKMAHLTPEQLARGVICASAGNHAQGVAMSAHKLGTRAVIVMPTTTPQLKIDAVKTLGGEVVLFGESYSDAYGHSVKLEKEQGLTFVHPFDDPDVIAGQGTIAMEILRQLQSLGSNRLDAVFVAIGGGGLISGVANYIKAVRPEIKVIGVQMNDSDAMIQSVKAHQRVTLADVGLFSDGTAVKLVGEETFRVAQGLVDDYITVDTDAVCAAIKDIFVDTRSIVEPAGALAVAAIKQYVADKKTRGETYAAILCGANMNFDRLRFVAERAEVGEEREALLAVTIPEERGSFRRFCEVVGGLPGGPRNVTEFNYRISDAAQAHVFVGITTNGKGESEKIARNFGRHGFEALDLTHDELAKEHLRHLVGGHSALAQDERLMRFTFPERPGALLKFLSLMQPTWNISLFHYRNQGADYGRILVGMQVPAEDAATFDAFLATLGYPYVEETLNPAYRLFLRSK is encoded by the coding sequence ATGCCCCTGCACCTCACCCCCGCCGACTACCTCAAAAAAATCCTGACCGCCCGCGTGTACGACGTGGCCATGGAGTCGGCGCTGGAGCCCGCCAGGAACCTCAGCCGCCGCCTGCACAACAAGGTGCTTCTGAAGCGCGAAGACCAGCAGCCCGTGTTCAGCTTCAAACTACGGGGCGCCTATAACAAGATGGCGCACCTCACGCCAGAGCAACTGGCACGCGGGGTGATCTGCGCCTCGGCCGGCAACCACGCGCAAGGCGTGGCCATGAGCGCCCACAAGCTGGGCACGCGCGCCGTGATCGTGATGCCCACCACCACGCCGCAGCTCAAGATCGACGCCGTGAAGACGCTGGGCGGCGAGGTGGTGCTGTTTGGCGAGAGTTATTCCGATGCCTACGGCCATTCGGTGAAGCTGGAGAAGGAACAGGGCCTGACCTTCGTGCACCCGTTTGACGACCCGGACGTGATTGCCGGCCAGGGCACCATCGCCATGGAGATCCTGCGCCAGCTGCAAAGCCTGGGCAGCAACCGGCTCGATGCCGTGTTCGTGGCCATTGGCGGCGGCGGACTCATCTCGGGTGTGGCCAACTACATCAAGGCCGTGCGGCCCGAGATCAAGGTGATCGGCGTGCAGATGAACGACTCGGACGCGATGATCCAGTCAGTGAAAGCCCACCAGCGCGTGACGCTGGCCGATGTGGGCCTGTTCTCCGACGGCACCGCCGTGAAGCTGGTGGGCGAGGAAACCTTCCGCGTGGCACAGGGCCTGGTGGACGACTACATCACCGTCGATACCGACGCCGTCTGCGCTGCCATCAAGGACATCTTTGTGGACACGCGCAGCATCGTCGAACCCGCAGGGGCGCTGGCCGTGGCGGCCATCAAGCAGTACGTGGCCGATAAGAAAACCAGGGGCGAGACCTACGCCGCCATCCTGTGCGGCGCCAACATGAACTTCGACCGCCTGCGCTTCGTGGCCGAGCGGGCCGAGGTGGGCGAGGAGCGCGAGGCGCTGCTGGCCGTGACGATTCCGGAAGAACGCGGCAGCTTCCGCCGCTTTTGCGAGGTGGTGGGCGGCCTGCCGGGCGGCCCGCGCAACGTGACCGAGTTCAACTACCGCATCAGCGACGCCGCCCAGGCCCATGTGTTCGTGGGCATCACGACCAATGGCAAGGGCGAATCGGAAAAGATCGCCAGGAATTTCGGCCGCCACGGTTTCGAGGCGCTGGACCTGACGCACGACGAGCTGGCCAAGGAGCACCTGCGCCACCTGGTGGGCGGGCATTCAGCCCTGGCGCAGGACGAGCGGCTGATGCGCTTCACCTTCCCCGAGCGGCCCGGCGCGCTGCTCAAGTTTTTGAGCCTGATGCAGCCGACCTGGAACATCAGCCTGTTCCACTACCGCAACCAGGGCGCCGACTATGGCCGCATCCTCGTGGGCATGCAGGTGCCGGCCGAAGACGCCGCCACGTTCGACGCCTTCCTGGCCACGCTGGGCTACCCCTACGTGGAAGAGACGCTGAACCCGGCCTACCGGCTGTTCCTGCGGTCCAAATAA
- a CDS encoding OsmC family protein, whose product MECTVSWTGGAGTRSGMGFVAETGSGHVLTMDGAPDATHPANGGQNLAPRPMETVLAGTGGCTAYDVVLILRRGRHDVRGCTVKLTTERADTDPKVFTKIHMHFTVAGKAIPAAAVERAIAMSHDKYCSASIMLGKTADITTSFEVNEA is encoded by the coding sequence ATGGAATGCACAGTCAGCTGGACGGGCGGGGCCGGAACACGGTCGGGCATGGGTTTTGTGGCCGAAACCGGCAGCGGCCATGTCCTGACCATGGACGGCGCCCCGGATGCCACCCACCCCGCCAACGGCGGTCAGAACCTCGCCCCTCGCCCCATGGAAACCGTGCTCGCCGGCACCGGCGGCTGCACGGCGTATGACGTGGTGTTGATCCTCAGGCGCGGCCGCCACGATGTGCGTGGCTGTACCGTCAAACTGACCACGGAGCGTGCCGACACCGATCCCAAGGTTTTCACCAAAATCCACATGCACTTCACGGTGGCCGGCAAGGCCATACCAGCCGCGGCAGTGGAGCGGGCGATAGCGATGAGCCATGACAAATACTGCTCGGCCAGCATCATGCTGGGCAAGACGGCCGACATCACCACCAGTTTCGAGGTGAACGAAGCCTGA
- the coq7 gene encoding 2-polyprenyl-3-methyl-6-methoxy-1,4-benzoquinone monooxygenase, whose protein sequence is MDALLTAADNALRTLFAKPLASEKSPAHGVPEAALDPAQKKLAGALMRVNHVGEVCAQALYTAQAAVTRDPQLRAHLQEAAREETDHLAWTQQRLDALGARPSILNPVWFAGAFALGLVAAKVSDRASLGFVVETEKQVAEHLSGHLGRLPLQDVASRAVVARMKEDEERHAAQARASGALELPAPARAAMRAAAKVMTTTAHYL, encoded by the coding sequence ATGGACGCGCTCCTGACCGCAGCAGACAACGCATTGCGCACACTCTTTGCCAAGCCCCTGGCTTCCGAGAAGTCACCGGCCCACGGCGTGCCCGAGGCAGCCCTCGATCCGGCACAGAAGAAGCTGGCCGGAGCCTTGATGCGGGTCAATCACGTGGGTGAAGTGTGCGCCCAGGCGCTGTACACGGCGCAGGCCGCCGTCACGCGGGACCCGCAGTTGCGCGCCCATCTCCAAGAGGCCGCAAGAGAAGAAACGGACCACCTCGCGTGGACACAGCAGCGCCTGGATGCCCTGGGCGCCCGCCCCAGCATTCTCAACCCGGTCTGGTTTGCGGGCGCCTTCGCCCTGGGCCTGGTGGCCGCCAAGGTCAGCGACCGGGCCAGCCTGGGATTTGTGGTGGAAACCGAGAAGCAGGTGGCGGAACACCTGAGCGGACATCTGGGCCGGCTACCGCTGCAGGATGTGGCGTCCCGGGCCGTGGTGGCGCGCATGAAAGAAGATGAAGAGCGGCATGCAGCACAGGCCCGGGCGTCAGGGGCGCTGGAGTTGCCCGCGCCTGCCCGTGCAGCCATGCGTGCGGCCGCAAAGGTCATGACCACCACGGCGCACTACCTCTGA
- a CDS encoding porin encodes MKKSLIALAVLAASGAAMAQSSVTLYGVADAALVKSSGVSAQMGSASIMNNGTSRIGLRGVEDLGGGLTASFNFEQGVNLENGALTGGAAGAWNRAAFVALSGGFGKFQMGRALNPSFFGIAAWELTGTANYSVVGTQFGYAAAGPRNNSMFMYNTPKMGGFSGSFGYVMKPDNGGNAKYDLNLIYANGPLATALSYNSVKNGNDGLALGASYDFGAFKIAGSLQDSDIAGTDADPKGFTLGATVPLGAFALTLDIARDTEFKDTDVLLEGKYALSKRTFAYAAYYKDGDKKLVTGAKNHFSVGVRHNF; translated from the coding sequence ATGAAAAAATCCCTGATTGCCCTGGCCGTGCTGGCTGCTTCCGGCGCTGCAATGGCTCAATCGTCCGTGACCCTGTACGGCGTGGCCGATGCAGCCCTGGTCAAGTCCAGCGGTGTTAGCGCCCAAATGGGTTCGGCCAGCATCATGAACAACGGTACTAGCCGTATCGGCCTGCGTGGCGTTGAAGATCTGGGCGGCGGTCTGACGGCTTCCTTCAACTTCGAACAAGGCGTGAACCTGGAAAACGGCGCTCTGACGGGCGGCGCTGCAGGTGCTTGGAATCGTGCTGCTTTCGTGGCTCTGTCGGGTGGTTTTGGTAAGTTCCAAATGGGTCGTGCCCTGAACCCCAGCTTCTTCGGTATCGCTGCTTGGGAACTGACCGGCACCGCTAACTACTCTGTTGTGGGCACCCAATTCGGCTACGCTGCCGCTGGTCCTCGTAACAACAGCATGTTCATGTACAACACGCCCAAGATGGGTGGTTTCTCCGGCTCGTTTGGCTACGTGATGAAGCCTGACAACGGTGGCAATGCCAAGTACGACCTGAACCTGATCTACGCAAACGGCCCTCTGGCTACTGCTCTGTCGTACAACAGCGTGAAGAACGGCAATGACGGTCTGGCACTGGGTGCTTCGTATGACTTCGGTGCATTCAAGATCGCCGGTTCGTTGCAAGATTCTGATATCGCTGGTACGGATGCAGATCCCAAGGGCTTCACCCTCGGCGCTACCGTGCCCCTGGGTGCATTCGCTCTGACCCTCGATATCGCTCGCGATACCGAGTTCAAGGACACCGACGTGCTGCTGGAAGGCAAGTACGCCCTGTCCAAGCGCACGTTCGCTTACGCTGCCTACTACAAGGACGGCGACAAGAAGCTGGTTACCGGCGCAAAGAACCACTTCTCCGTGGGTGTTCGCCACAACTTCTGA
- a CDS encoding ABC transporter substrate-binding protein, translating into MKLNFSLLSVAAAVALLAAPALHAKPFKWASQGEISTWDIHSQNNALQNGLHANVYESLVYYNSKTFDVEPVLATAWKEISPTQMRFTLRQGVKFHDGSAFTADDAVYSIQRAMAKTSNFTPYVQGISKVVKVDAQTIDVMLAAPNPVLLRQMTELRMMSKAWAEKNKSVDPKDMKASDENFAHRNAMGTGPYTLESWQPDVKMVFKRNPNWWGKMDGNVTEIVYTPIKSAATRIAALLSGEVDMVLDPTPQDLGRLRASPDLKVIDGIENRTIFLGMDQFRDELPGSNIKGKNPLKDVRVRKALYQAIDAETISRNIMRGLGKPTGTIVAPQVAGYTEAVGKRFPYSVEASKKLLAEAGYPDGFEVDFACPNNRYINDEAICQAVTAMWSRVGVKAKLRTLPLVNYFPMIQRYEASIYMLGWGVPTFDALYSLQSLVRTVGQGGDGNYNVGRYSNQRMDYLVDRIKAETDAPVRSRMLTEALQLSNDTVSHIPLHDQVIPWAVKKNIELVHRADNRVDMRTVKVN; encoded by the coding sequence ATGAAACTCAATTTCAGTCTGTTGTCGGTGGCCGCTGCTGTGGCCTTGCTCGCAGCCCCCGCCTTGCATGCCAAGCCATTCAAGTGGGCCAGCCAGGGGGAAATTTCCACTTGGGATATTCATTCGCAGAACAATGCGCTGCAAAACGGGCTGCATGCGAATGTGTATGAAAGCCTGGTGTACTACAACAGCAAGACATTTGACGTGGAGCCCGTGCTTGCCACTGCGTGGAAGGAGATAAGCCCCACGCAGATGCGTTTTACGCTCCGCCAGGGCGTGAAGTTCCATGACGGCTCCGCGTTCACGGCCGATGATGCTGTGTATTCAATACAGCGCGCCATGGCCAAGACTTCCAACTTCACGCCCTACGTGCAGGGCATCAGTAAAGTGGTGAAGGTGGACGCGCAAACCATTGACGTCATGCTGGCTGCACCAAACCCGGTATTGCTGCGTCAGATGACCGAACTGCGCATGATGAGCAAGGCCTGGGCTGAAAAGAACAAGTCGGTGGACCCGAAGGACATGAAGGCGTCCGACGAAAACTTCGCGCACCGCAATGCCATGGGCACGGGCCCCTACACGCTCGAATCCTGGCAACCTGATGTGAAGATGGTGTTCAAGCGCAATCCCAACTGGTGGGGCAAGATGGACGGCAACGTGACTGAGATCGTGTACACGCCAATCAAGTCCGCTGCCACGCGCATTGCGGCACTGTTGTCAGGCGAAGTGGACATGGTGCTCGACCCCACACCCCAGGATCTGGGCCGTCTGCGTGCCAGCCCCGACCTGAAGGTGATCGATGGTATCGAGAATCGCACCATCTTCCTGGGCATGGATCAGTTCCGCGATGAGCTGCCAGGCTCCAACATCAAGGGCAAAAACCCGCTCAAAGATGTTCGCGTGCGCAAGGCCCTGTATCAGGCCATCGACGCAGAAACCATTTCGCGCAACATCATGCGTGGGCTGGGCAAACCCACGGGCACGATCGTGGCGCCTCAGGTGGCCGGCTATACGGAAGCTGTTGGCAAGCGTTTTCCCTACAGCGTCGAGGCTTCCAAAAAGCTCCTGGCAGAAGCCGGGTACCCGGACGGTTTTGAAGTCGACTTTGCCTGCCCGAACAATCGCTACATCAATGACGAAGCCATCTGCCAGGCCGTTACTGCCATGTGGTCCCGTGTGGGTGTGAAGGCCAAGCTGCGCACGTTGCCGCTGGTGAACTACTTCCCCATGATCCAGCGTTACGAGGCCAGCATCTACATGCTGGGATGGGGCGTTCCGACGTTTGACGCCCTGTACAGCCTGCAGTCCCTCGTGCGTACGGTGGGTCAGGGTGGCGACGGCAATTACAACGTAGGCCGCTACAGCAACCAGCGCATGGACTATCTGGTGGACCGCATCAAGGCGGAGACCGATGCTCCTGTGCGCTCCCGCATGCTGACGGAAGCACTGCAGCTTTCCAACGACACGGTGTCTCACATTCCTTTGCATGACCAGGTAATCCCATGGGCGGTAAAGAAGAATATTGAGCTCGTCCATCGCGCAGATAACCGCGTGGACATGCGTACGGTCAAGGTGAACTGA
- a CDS encoding ABC transporter permease, whose protein sequence is MLAFILRRLIQAVIVMVTVAFISFMLFQYVGDPVVFLLGQDATPEQIRELRASLGLDKPFFVQFWHFLVNAAQGEFGLSLRQGAKVSRLIAERFPATLELALVAAFLALVIGVPMGVYAALKRGTFTSQVFMTLSLLGVSLPTFLIGILLILVFAVTLGWFPSFGRGEVVQMGWWSTGLLKAKGWHHITLPAITLAIFQLTLIMRLVRAEMLEVLRTDYIKFARARGLSNRAIHFGHALKNTLVPVMTITGLQLGGLIAFAIITETVFQWPGMGLLFIQAVTFADIPVMAAYLCLIALIFVVINLVVDLLYFAVDPRLRVGKAGGH, encoded by the coding sequence ATGCTTGCCTTTATATTGCGCCGCCTGATACAGGCTGTGATTGTCATGGTCACGGTGGCCTTCATCTCCTTCATGCTGTTCCAGTACGTAGGAGATCCCGTGGTGTTCCTGCTGGGCCAGGATGCCACTCCCGAACAGATTCGCGAGCTGCGCGCTTCGCTGGGGCTGGACAAACCGTTTTTCGTGCAGTTCTGGCACTTTCTGGTGAATGCCGCTCAAGGTGAGTTTGGCCTGAGCCTGCGCCAAGGTGCCAAGGTGTCACGCCTGATTGCCGAGCGTTTCCCTGCAACGCTGGAGTTGGCGCTGGTTGCCGCCTTCCTGGCGCTGGTCATTGGCGTGCCGATGGGCGTATATGCCGCACTCAAGCGCGGCACGTTCACCAGCCAGGTGTTCATGACGCTGTCGTTGCTGGGCGTTTCCCTGCCAACATTCCTCATCGGCATCCTGCTGATTCTGGTGTTCGCCGTCACGCTGGGCTGGTTCCCGAGCTTCGGCCGCGGCGAAGTTGTGCAGATGGGCTGGTGGAGCACGGGCCTGCTCAAGGCCAAGGGCTGGCACCACATCACCCTGCCAGCCATCACCTTGGCCATCTTCCAGCTCACGCTGATCATGCGTCTGGTGCGTGCAGAAATGCTGGAGGTGCTGCGCACCGATTACATCAAGTTCGCGCGTGCACGGGGCTTGTCCAATCGCGCTATCCACTTTGGCCATGCGCTCAAAAACACGCTGGTGCCTGTGATGACCATCACGGGGTTGCAACTGGGTGGTCTGATCGCCTTTGCGATCATCACCGAGACTGTGTTCCAGTGGCCTGGAATGGGTCTGCTGTTCATCCAGGCTGTAACGTTCGCCGACATCCCGGTGATGGCCGCCTACCTGTGTCTCATTGCACTGATTTTCGTGGTGATCAACCTGGTGGTGGACCTGTTGTACTTCGCCGTCGATCCGCGGTTGCGCGTGGGCAAGGCGGGAGGCCACTGA
- a CDS encoding M20 aminoacylase family protein, whose protein sequence is MQGPRLKAGGRAFAHIAQYHPELTALRRDLHAHPELGFEEIYTSKRVKEALALCGVDEIHEGIGRTGVVGVIRGRSTSSGSMVGLRADMDALPLAEHNDFSWKSCKPGLMHGCGHDGHTAMLVGAARYLAETRNFDGTAVLVFQPGEEGFAGARVMMEDGLFDRFPVQSIYAMHNWPAMKPGTVGINSGPMMAAADRFTIEITGRGGHGAHAYQTVDVLVVAAHIITAAQSIVSRNVRPIESAVVSICAAQAGDLGAFSVLPGSATLVGTVRTFDPVVQEMVEKRLKELCNAIALGFGATATVHYERIYPATINSESEALFAGDVAESLLGADHVVRDLEPSMGAEDFSFMLQNKPGAYLRIGQGTGASGSALHNSRYDFNDDILPLGSALHASLIEQAMPLATP, encoded by the coding sequence ATGCAGGGCCCACGCCTGAAGGCCGGCGGCCGGGCGTTTGCGCACATTGCGCAGTACCACCCTGAGCTGACTGCGCTGCGCAGGGACTTGCATGCTCACCCTGAACTGGGCTTTGAGGAGATCTACACCAGCAAACGCGTCAAGGAGGCGTTGGCGCTCTGCGGTGTGGATGAGATCCATGAAGGCATTGGCCGCACCGGCGTGGTGGGCGTGATCCGGGGGCGCAGCACTTCCAGTGGCAGCATGGTCGGCTTGCGCGCCGACATGGACGCACTTCCGCTGGCCGAGCACAACGATTTCTCCTGGAAGTCCTGCAAGCCAGGCCTCATGCACGGTTGCGGTCATGACGGCCACACCGCCATGCTGGTGGGGGCTGCACGCTATCTGGCCGAGACACGCAACTTTGACGGCACCGCCGTGCTGGTGTTTCAGCCGGGTGAAGAGGGGTTTGCGGGTGCGCGCGTGATGATGGAAGACGGCTTGTTTGACCGGTTTCCGGTGCAGTCGATCTACGCAATGCACAACTGGCCTGCCATGAAGCCCGGCACCGTGGGTATCAACTCCGGCCCCATGATGGCAGCGGCCGACCGCTTCACCATCGAGATCACCGGACGCGGCGGACACGGTGCCCATGCCTACCAGACCGTGGATGTGTTGGTCGTTGCAGCGCACATCATTACGGCGGCCCAAAGCATCGTGTCGCGGAACGTGCGCCCCATTGAAAGCGCCGTGGTGAGTATCTGCGCCGCGCAGGCGGGTGATCTCGGCGCCTTCAGCGTGCTGCCCGGCTCCGCCACGCTGGTGGGTACGGTGCGCACGTTCGATCCCGTGGTGCAGGAGATGGTGGAAAAGCGCCTGAAGGAACTGTGCAACGCGATTGCACTGGGCTTTGGCGCAACCGCTACCGTGCACTACGAGCGCATCTACCCCGCCACGATCAATAGTGAAAGTGAAGCCCTTTTTGCGGGCGATGTGGCCGAGTCTCTGCTGGGCGCCGACCATGTGGTGCGCGACCTGGAGCCCAGCATGGGCGCAGAAGACTTTTCCTTCATGCTGCAGAACAAGCCGGGCGCCTACTTGCGCATTGGCCAGGGCACTGGCGCCAGCGGCAGTGCCCTGCACAACAGCCGGTACGACTTCAACGACGATATCTTGCCCTTGGGCTCCGCCTTGCATGCCAGCTTGATCGAGCAGGCCATGCCACTGGCAACACCCTGA
- a CDS encoding ABC transporter substrate-binding protein, which produces MKFQKKVALTAVFAALAAAGLTANAQTIRIANQGDALSMDPHSLNESLQLSVTSNVYEPLVGRNKDLSLAPALATSWKQTSPTVWRFELRKGVQFHDGTPFTADDVVFSFARTQVDGSDMKSYTNDFKEVRKINDHTVEIETKTPFPILPDVISQVFIMSKKWCETNQAMGPVDRRKGIENAASFRANGTGPFRLRERQPNVRSVFTRNGTYWGTIEGNVSEVVFTPIGNDATRVAALLSGEVDVMEPIPVQDIERVNASANTRAITGPELRTIFLGMDQKRDELLYSNVKGKNPFKDKRVRQAFYQAIDIEGIKRTVMRGASNVSALMVGPGINGFQPDAKRLPFDVEAAKKLMVEAGYPNGFEVAMNCPNDRYVNDGRICQTVAANLSRINVKVNLQAETKGTYFPKVLRRDTSFYMLGWTPSTYDAHNALNALMACVDDKGAGQFNLGAYCNPKVDELTKKIQAETDKVKRDAMIKEAFDLHSADIGHLPLHQQSLAWGVSKKVKLVQLADNYMPFKWMSIEK; this is translated from the coding sequence ATGAAATTCCAGAAGAAAGTCGCCCTTACTGCTGTCTTTGCTGCCTTGGCTGCGGCCGGGCTCACAGCCAACGCACAAACCATCCGTATCGCAAACCAGGGCGATGCCCTGTCGATGGACCCGCACTCGCTCAACGAGTCGCTTCAGCTGAGCGTGACCAGCAATGTGTACGAGCCCTTGGTGGGTCGCAACAAGGATCTGAGCCTGGCCCCCGCGCTCGCGACCAGCTGGAAGCAGACTTCGCCTACGGTCTGGCGCTTCGAACTGCGCAAGGGCGTGCAGTTTCATGACGGAACGCCTTTCACTGCAGACGACGTGGTTTTCAGCTTTGCCCGGACTCAGGTGGACGGCTCTGACATGAAGAGCTACACCAATGATTTCAAGGAAGTCCGCAAGATCAATGACCATACGGTAGAAATCGAGACCAAGACGCCATTCCCCATCCTGCCCGACGTGATCTCGCAAGTCTTCATCATGAGCAAGAAGTGGTGCGAGACCAACCAGGCCATGGGCCCGGTGGATCGCCGCAAGGGCATCGAGAATGCGGCATCGTTCCGCGCCAACGGCACCGGCCCGTTCCGTCTGCGCGAGCGCCAGCCGAATGTCCGCTCGGTTTTCACCCGCAACGGCACTTACTGGGGCACCATCGAGGGGAATGTCTCGGAAGTGGTCTTCACGCCCATCGGTAACGACGCAACCCGCGTGGCTGCCCTGCTCTCGGGCGAGGTGGATGTGATGGAACCGATTCCGGTGCAGGACATCGAGCGGGTGAACGCCAGCGCAAATACGCGCGCCATCACGGGCCCCGAGTTGCGCACGATCTTTTTGGGCATGGACCAAAAGCGCGATGAACTGCTCTACTCCAACGTCAAGGGCAAGAACCCCTTCAAGGACAAGCGCGTGCGCCAGGCTTTCTACCAGGCCATCGACATCGAGGGCATCAAGCGCACGGTCATGCGCGGCGCCTCCAACGTATCTGCGCTCATGGTCGGCCCTGGCATCAATGGTTTCCAGCCTGATGCAAAGCGCCTGCCCTTCGATGTGGAAGCCGCCAAGAAGCTCATGGTGGAAGCCGGATATCCCAACGGTTTTGAAGTGGCCATGAACTGCCCCAATGACCGCTACGTGAACGATGGCCGCATCTGCCAGACGGTGGCCGCCAATCTGTCGCGCATCAACGTCAAGGTGAACCTCCAGGCGGAGACCAAGGGAACCTATTTCCCCAAGGTGTTGCGCCGCGACACCAGCTTCTACATGCTGGGCTGGACGCCTTCCACCTACGACGCACACAACGCCCTGAACGCGCTGATGGCCTGTGTCGACGACAAGGGTGCGGGGCAGTTCAACCTGGGTGCTTACTGCAATCCCAAGGTGGACGAGCTGACCAAGAAGATCCAGGCGGAGACCGACAAGGTCAAACGTGACGCGATGATCAAGGAAGCGTTTGACCTGCACTCGGCCGATATTGGTCATCTGCCACTGCATCAGCAATCCCTGGCCTGGGGCGTGAGCAAGAAGGTCAAGCTCGTGCAGCTGGCCGACAACTACATGCCGTTCAAGTGGATGAGCATCGAGAAATAA
- a CDS encoding ABC transporter permease: MKTTLARWFDSDIGYSFRTSPMAMVAAAIALICVFCSLFAGWVAPHNPFDLATLELSDARLPPAWSAEGSIKYPLGTDDQGRDILSALIYGARISLVVGLASVVLSVVVGVAFGLLAGFRGGWIDAVLMRLCDVMLSFPAILVALLIAGVGRALFPNAHESLAFGVLIISISLTGWVQYARTVRGSTLVERNKEYVQAARVTGVSPLRIMRKHVLPNVMGPVMVLATIQVATAIITEATLSFLGVGAPPTSPSLGTLIRIGNDYLFSGEWWITVFPGAMLVLIALSVNLLGDWLRDALNPRLR; this comes from the coding sequence ATGAAAACTACCCTTGCCCGCTGGTTTGACAGCGATATCGGCTACAGCTTCCGTACATCGCCCATGGCGATGGTGGCAGCTGCCATTGCCCTGATTTGCGTGTTCTGTTCGCTTTTTGCCGGATGGGTTGCGCCCCACAACCCGTTTGATCTGGCTACGCTGGAGCTCAGCGATGCCCGGCTGCCCCCGGCCTGGAGTGCCGAAGGCTCCATCAAGTACCCGCTGGGTACCGACGATCAGGGCCGTGACATCCTTTCCGCGCTCATCTATGGCGCGCGCATCTCCCTCGTGGTGGGCCTCGCTTCGGTGGTGCTGTCCGTGGTGGTGGGCGTGGCGTTCGGCCTGCTGGCCGGCTTTCGGGGCGGCTGGATCGATGCCGTTCTGATGCGCCTGTGCGACGTGATGCTGTCGTTCCCCGCCATCCTGGTGGCCCTGCTGATTGCCGGTGTCGGTCGCGCGCTGTTCCCGAACGCGCACGAGTCGTTGGCCTTTGGTGTGTTGATCATCTCCATCTCCCTCACCGGCTGGGTGCAGTACGCCCGCACGGTGCGTGGCTCCACGCTGGTGGAGCGCAACAAGGAATATGTGCAGGCCGCCCGCGTCACCGGCGTGTCGCCCCTGCGCATCATGCGCAAGCATGTGCTGCCCAACGTGATGGGCCCCGTGATGGTGCTCGCCACCATCCAGGTGGCCACGGCCATCATCACCGAGGCCACGCTGTCGTTTCTGGGCGTAGGCGCGCCACCCACATCGCCCTCGCTGGGCACCCTGATTCGCATCGGCAACGACTACCTGTTCTCAGGCGAATGGTGGATCACCGTGTTCCCCGGCGCCATGCTGGTGCTGATCGCCCTGTCCGTGAACCTGCTGGGCGACTGGCTGCGCGACGCGCTGAATCCTCGCCTGCGTTAA